The genome window aattaattcattaatacaATAATCTTAGATacatttaagtttaaataataaccCATTATTTGTTTGTGTCATGTTAATAAGTTGTATCAAATTTTTTGAGTCAATCAAAAAGTATGCAATAATAActtgatatttattttttaaaaaaattattatagacTTGAGACCTACTGcttaaacaataataaatttgatagtacatattaaaaaaaaaaaatccaaatagaGTTAAGCTCAAGTTAACTCCTCAAACCCAAATTCTTTCCAAGCCCTGCAGGTTTACACAAGAAAACAGCAAGAAAACGCCATGTTTTGCTTTTACTCCTTTTAGCAATTCAAGGACATAAAGATGAACATCAAAcccacaattttatatatatctcaATTGATTGGGTGCAGTTGCCTTTGGAATGATACAGGAAATAATAGTCTTTTGATAGATATATTACAAATGGGTTTGGAGAAAATCAATCTGATATCTGGGCCCAAGGCTGGAGCCGGGTCCTAAGTTTGGCACCTCGGAAGTCTCACACTAAGTGCACCTTGGAGGTTCCATGGCAAATGCACCTCGGAGGTTCCAGGTCGAGCTCCGAGTTCGGTGCCTTGAGGAGGTCCAAGGCGTCCATTGCTTAATGGACGGTTGTAGAGGACGTAGTGAAGCCATTAGACCTGGTCAAGGAGGTCCAAATTACCCGTCATTTTCTCGAGGGAGCAGTTGGAGGGCGGCTTAGTATAAAAACATCTCTCTTTGTCTCATTGGGACATCATCGTTCATTTCCTTGCAAATTGCAATGCTATTACACGAGTCTTAATACAATCTTGTCTCCGTGACACCTATTTCTTGTCTTTACATTAATTAGCTTTATCAAAGTATAAGATTTCAACTAAATAATATAGTCCGGCTAGTTTGGGAGACCCAAAATGAGTTACCAATGCAAAATAACACTGCTAGAAGAATAAAATCTTATCATTTCCCCTATGTTCATCATATATATCAAGATGAATGTCAAtgtttgaagaaattaaaaccCCATGTTTTGGCTTTGGATTATATTGTATTCAACTGTATGGTTCACCTAAGAAACCAGGAGCAAAAACACTATACACCCCTCAACAACGGCCAGCAAAATGTACAAAACCTTCTTATGCAGCAGCACAACAGAGTGGGCATCTGTGATCATCACAGGGAATTGGCACTTCCCATCAGATGGATCCTCATCTGTCACGACAGCCAGCCCCGAGAAATCGCAATCCCACGCGTTCTGGTTCTTGAACTGATAGTACATGTTGAAGGCGAAAGAGGCGTTGCCTTCGACGCTAAGATGGTTGCAAGAAGAGCCATAGCCTAAAGCAGTGCAATCAGAGAGGCTGCAAGCATAGTCAATGTTTCTTGGCAAATCATCAAGCTCTTTAAGGTGGGGGTTCAAAATGCACCATCTTTTGTGCATATAAGCCACCCCTTCTACTGCAACAAGGCCTTTGTTGAGCTTTTTGCCTGATAAATCTAGCTCATATTTTGGTTTCCCATCGAACTCGAAAATCCCCCAATGCCTCTCAAAGCACCCTGGGGCTATGCTCTTTGTGTTTTCATCAATTAGGCTAAAAAGGTAGAAATCTATGATTTTCCCCTTCCTAGCTGGAGTCCCTTCTCCACTTAAAGCATGTTGGAGAAGTCCCTGATTGAATCTTCTTGCATTTTGGACATTGGCATTCTTATCTCCATCTGTTGGCCATCCAACTTCCCCAATCATGATCTTTATGTCAGGGTATCCAGACTTCTTTAAGGCCCACACAAGCGTGTCGAAATTCGCATCAAACACATTGGTGTACACAGCATCCCCATCCCTGAGGGTCTTGTTTGAGCCGTCGAAGAAGGCGTAGTCGAAGGGGAAGTAGCTGTTGCTGTACAGGCTGAGGAAGGGATAGATGTTGACGACGAAAGGGGCGTCGTTCGAGTACAGATACTGGACAATCTCGATCGAGAGATCGCGGATTTCTGGCCTGAAATCGCCTGCAGATGGCACAGGGTTTGAGTCTGGAGAGTAGTAAATGTCTGCATTGAATGGAACTGTGGCTTTAACTTCTGTTCCTAGCCCAGCATGGTTGATGGCTTCTTGAATGTTTCTCAGAGCTGGAAAAGTGTAAGGCAGAAAACTCCCATTATATGTTGTCAGAAATGGCTCATTCCCAACTGCAACATACCTgcaaattaatcaaacattctGCTAAAACCAAATCCCAATATCAATCAAGATTCaggaagaaaattaaaacccagatttttcttttctattccGTCAAGCTGGTTAGGCTGTTCACTTAATAACTacaaaattttatgatttttgttGAATAATGTTACAAAACGGGATTTACCCAGTTTACAGAATTCGATAAATGACTGCGGGTTTTTCTCGAAATTGTGAGGGGTACCTGATTTTGACACCACCAGTGTAGCAGTAATTGGTGACATTGGCATCAACCCAGGCGGCGGCGGCATTGGGGTCTTGGCTCATCTCCTGCAACATCACATTTGGGATTGCGAGCATGACTTCAATATCAGAGCCCATGAGGGCGCCCAAGATCTTCTCATCAGCCTCGAAAAGCTTCACCCTATCGAAGCCGTTGTCTTTGAGGAGCTTCACCACACTCTCCGGCGGCAACTGGTGCGAAGTCATGGTCCCCCAGTTGACTCCCACGCCGCCCCAGCACTTGAAACCCCGCGTCAGCGTCGACAAGGAGAAGAGAATCAAGAACCACCCGCCCTGGAGATTTCTTCTGCCCATTTGGGAATCCTGAAAAGCGGAATCTTTTAATTTCCTCAATCTTTCTTGAATGGATCAAGAAATCCCGAGAAAGGTGAAAGTGAGTGTTGGGATTTTCTCTCCTGGAATATCCTGTGGACAGGTCAAGGTCGTCTCCtccccctttctctctctctctctatctctctgaGGTTTTAATGGATGCGAGAAAACTTCAGGGAGAAGGTGAGAAAATCCCAGTGCCCAGTAAGGTCAAGAAAGATGCGGCTTTTCTTAATTCAGTTATACAGTAGTGCCATATTTAGCAGGACATACATGCAATTTTGCAACTGACTATTGGTTTGGTAAAATTCCCCCAAGTTCGTTAGTATCAGACAGACTGTGGACCAACTTTGTAGCTTTGTTATAGCAAGGTTGTGAATTACAATTACTGcactaaatattcattataaGACTAATTTAGACGAGTCTCGATGCGATTGCCTTAGCTCCTTCCACTTCTATCAATACTTTttgataatttcattttctttcaaaTGTACTTGTTGAAGTAATATATCCTATCCAATAGATATTGGGTCATTATTGATTGAAGGCGATGGCCTCGGaacttggcaaattataccttgtagaccctggtccaaaaataacttttagattTTGTATCTGTAGTTTAAACATTTTGTACTTTCAATTGATAGTTTTTGTACCTGGAGCTATCATATGTGTAAGTAATTAtccaagttatttgtttacatgtacaaaatgtgttaactgtaggtacaaaatttttgtattatggttcacaatgtaatataaactatggtccatggtataacaattaaatGGAAATGGGCTAAGTTATgataccaaaaaagaaaaaaaaaatagtgtcatGACAAGGAAAATAACCATGTATTAACCAATTCAGAAGAGACTTATTTTAAATCAACTTGTAAAAATACGTCATATCGATTACATTTTAATCTTCTATTCAATATTATTCGTTAAAAAGTAATACAATTAGGGTaacaaaaaattgttatttagaTACactaaaatacaattacaccaACCGCAAGCCTACTTTGGCTTTgtcccttttcttttcttttgttattgttttttaatttggttttcttcctttttttctttattattatttttttgctacatctttttatttatttattatttatgtttatcaatttcccttatttaatttatttcctttCACCCTTTTTGGTTTACTGTTGGGATCCACGTAGTAAGAGAGAAATTATATTGGTGATGAAGAAGAGCCTTATCCAAAGAtttaaaaaactatatatatatatatatatatatatatatatatatatatatatatgtcaccTTGGAAAAGCTTCTATTTAGTAAATTATATTCACAGCAAATTAGTCTGCATGCATGGGTTTATACGCAGGTGATGTCAACATGCAaagcttaatatatatattttttatttataaattataatatctttGTTTTGAGAGTAACTTGAGAGAGAGAATAGTTTCATATATACATCAGTGATAAATATGCAAATTTGGGGATTGGCATTTAGTgagaattcaaaaatatttcgGTCATAGAAAAGGATTACAAGCAAGAAAGCATTATTAGGATTAGTATTGACAGCAAAAGGTTTGATGATCTGATCTTTAATGCAATAGGGCTCTGTAAAGTGCTAAAAGTATACTTTTTATGAGACAATTTTTTATGTTGTGTCCATGCAATATGTAGTGTCATTTCATTTCACCCATTATTATTTCTCCCAATATTCATAttcagaaaattaaattatttataacaaataacaaatattactccgtatcaatcataatattatgttgGTATAGTATtgctcattaaaaaaaaaaaaaaaaaaaaaaaaaaaaaaacctgagaTAGAGAGAGTGGATGGGCCGTGGCGGGGACAATGgtaaaattaaaggaaattgcAAAGAATTGAGTACTACAAATTGGGCAACTTTCCAACGGAAGTTGACGTGTTTCATGCTCATGCAATCttcctttttcttgtttttaagATATGAATTTCTTTAGCTTATGCTTATCAAAGCTGTGATCATCATCAGCTTTTTTGAATACCGGCTTTTGGTCAGCCATACAaaagattggattttttttGGCCAACGTTTCCAATGTCGAACACAATGACTGATTTTCTTGCTAAATTATAAGCACATCTTTTGGGTGAAACAACTAACATGgaaatataaaattactc of Ipomoea triloba cultivar NCNSP0323 chromosome 3, ASM357664v1 contains these proteins:
- the LOC116011721 gene encoding glucan endo-1,3-beta-glucosidase 8, with the translated sequence MGRRNLQGGWFLILFSLSTLTRGFKCWGGVGVNWGTMTSHQLPPESVVKLLKDNGFDRVKLFEADEKILGALMGSDIEVMLAIPNVMLQEMSQDPNAAAAWVDANVTNYCYTGGVKIRYVAVGNEPFLTTYNGSFLPYTFPALRNIQEAINHAGLGTEVKATVPFNADIYYSPDSNPVPSAGDFRPEIRDLSIEIVQYLYSNDAPFVVNIYPFLSLYSNSYFPFDYAFFDGSNKTLRDGDAVYTNVFDANFDTLVWALKKSGYPDIKIMIGEVGWPTDGDKNANVQNARRFNQGLLQHALSGEGTPARKGKIIDFYLFSLIDENTKSIAPGCFERHWGIFEFDGKPKYELDLSGKKLNKGLVAVEGVAYMHKRWCILNPHLKELDDLPRNIDYACSLSDCTALGYGSSCNHLSVEGNASFAFNMYYQFKNQNAWDCDFSGLAVVTDEDPSDGKCQFPVMITDAHSVVLLHKKVLYILLAVVEGCIVFLLLVS